The following coding sequences are from one Mytilus edulis unplaced genomic scaffold, xbMytEdul2.2 SCAFFOLD_96, whole genome shotgun sequence window:
- the LOC139504662 gene encoding uncharacterized protein, translating to MLKKYGNIIQEQERRGFIEKVDETDELKTNIQNMADIQWSSDDDLEEILNAIELDETSGDQKEEAVDVTENPDTESTIQQADVTVNLDTESTIRQADVTVNPDTEPTIQQVDVTENPDTESTIQQADVTVNPDTESTIQHADVTVNPDTESTIQQADVTADFTVNPDTESTIQQEHFTVKPDSESTIQQADVTVNPDTESTIQQEDFTVKPDTEPTIQQFIATCLMHAVTTLPNIETIDHKFLESGHTQMECDSMHSAIEFAKKKRPRFMFHSNGRQ from the exons ATGTTAAAGAAGTACGGGAACATTATACAAGAACAGGAACGAAGAGGATTCATAGAGAAGGTAGATGAAACAGATGAACTTAAGACAA ATATACAAAATATGGCAGACATACAGTGGTCCTCAGATGATGACTTGGAGGAAATTTTGAATGCAATTGAACTTGATGAAACAAGTGGTGACCAAAAAGAAGAAGCT GTTGATGTAACTGAAAACCCTGATACGGAATCAACTATCCAACAGGCTGATGTCACTGTAAATCTTGATACGGAATCAACTATCCGACAGGCTGATGTCACTGTAAACCCTGATACAGAACCAACTATCCAACAGGTTGATGTCACTGAAAACCCTGATACGGAATCAACTATCCAACAGGCTGATGTCACTGTAAACCCTGATACGGAATCAACAATTCAACATGCTGATGTCACTGTGAACCCTGATACGGAATCAACTATCCAACAGGCTGATGTCACT GCTGATTTCACTGTAAACCCTGATACGGAATCAACTATCCAACAGGAACATTTCACTGTAAAACCTGATTCGGAATCAACTATCCAACAGGCTGATGTCACTGTAAACCCTGATACGGAATCAACTATCCAACAGGAAGATTTCACTGTAAAACCTGATACGGAACCAACTATCCAACAGTTCATCGCTACTTGCCTAATGCATGCTGTTACAACACTTCCTAATATCGAAACTATTGACCACAAATTCCTAGAAAGTGGACACACTCAGATGGAATGTGACAGTATGCATTCTGCCAttgaatttgcaaaaaaaaaaagaccgagatttatgTTCCACAGCAATGGTCGACAGTAA